The following are encoded together in the Acidobacteriota bacterium genome:
- the murB gene encoding UDP-N-acetylmuramate dehydrogenase encodes MTAGIDKGAVSVLQAPEGVNLKTRDRLASIPGVEVREAVRLASVTTLRIGGPAELFVRVESEAALTEVLTVARKAALELHLHGHGSNVLFPDGGMRGIVCRLRGELEQVEVEGETVRAGAGVTLARLARDTAKQGLLGLEALSGFPSTVGGAVVMNAGCYGTEIRDVLAEVRVARPGRSVETLTTADLEPGYRTTSLQGTEAIVTHAEFRLRRGDGASALKRINELNRRRWESLPSGNPNAGSVFRNPEGDFAGRLIEACGLKGASSGGAEISRRHANVIVNQENARAADILDLMIMAHRAVRDRFNVELRPEIVLAGDLAEEFWRRAAE; translated from the coding sequence GTGACAGCCGGCATCGACAAGGGCGCGGTCAGCGTATTGCAGGCCCCCGAGGGCGTCAACCTGAAGACACGGGATCGGCTCGCCTCGATCCCCGGCGTCGAGGTCCGGGAAGCGGTGCGCCTCGCTTCCGTCACCACGCTTCGGATCGGCGGCCCGGCCGAGCTCTTCGTGCGGGTCGAGTCCGAGGCGGCGCTCACCGAAGTACTGACCGTCGCCCGGAAGGCAGCGCTGGAACTCCACCTCCACGGCCACGGTTCGAACGTCCTCTTCCCGGACGGCGGCATGCGGGGCATCGTCTGCCGCCTCCGCGGGGAACTGGAACAGGTCGAGGTCGAGGGTGAAACGGTGCGGGCCGGGGCCGGCGTCACCCTCGCCAGGCTGGCACGGGACACGGCGAAACAGGGCCTGCTCGGCCTCGAGGCGCTGTCCGGTTTTCCGTCGACCGTCGGCGGCGCGGTCGTCATGAACGCGGGCTGTTACGGCACGGAGATCCGGGACGTGCTCGCCGAAGTGCGCGTGGCGCGGCCCGGCCGGTCCGTAGAAACCCTGACCACCGCGGACCTCGAGCCCGGCTACCGGACGACGAGTCTCCAGGGAACGGAAGCGATCGTCACTCACGCCGAGTTTCGGCTCCGCCGGGGTGACGGCGCCTCGGCGCTCAAGCGGATCAACGAACTGAACCGCCGGCGCTGGGAGAGCCTGCCGTCGGGCAATCCGAACGCCGGCTCCGTGTTCCGCAACCCGGAGGGCGACTTCGCCGGCCGGTTGATCGAGGCCTGCGGTCTCAAGGGCGCGAGCAGCGGCGGCGCCGAAATCAGCCGGCGCCACGCGAACGTGATCGTCAACCAGGAGAACGCACGAGCTGCCGACATCCTCGATCTGATGATCATGGCCCACCGGGCCGTGCGGGACCGCTTCAACGTCGAACTGCGCCCCGAGATCGTCCTCGCGGGCGATCTGGCGGAAGAGTTCTGGCGTAGGGCCGCCGAGTAG
- the recA gene encoding recombinase RecA, producing MKQSRANAKKGAGRQEAISGALTQIERQFGKGAIMRLGEQENLGIESISTGSLAVDHAIGTGGFPRGRVVEVYGPESSGKTTLALSVTGQAQRSGGTAAFIDAEHALDAEYAEKIGVNIDELLVSQPDSGEQALEIAEMLVRSNALDIVVIDSVAALVPRAELEGEMGDSHVGLQARLMSQALRKLTAIVAKSRTTLVFINQIREKIGVMFGSPETTTGGRALKFYSSVRIDIRRIAALKDGDQVVGSRVRVKVVKNKVAPPFRVAEFDIDYGEGISRVGELIDLGIQHKRVMKSGAWFSAGDTRLGQGRENAKQFLRDNADLADDIESHLRSELGLPPIVVALGDQAAAAG from the coding sequence ATGAAGCAGAGCCGCGCGAACGCGAAGAAGGGAGCCGGCCGGCAGGAGGCCATCTCGGGCGCGCTCACCCAGATCGAACGGCAGTTCGGCAAGGGCGCGATCATGCGCCTCGGTGAACAGGAGAACCTCGGCATCGAGTCGATTTCGACCGGATCACTCGCCGTCGACCATGCCATCGGAACCGGCGGTTTCCCGCGGGGCCGCGTGGTCGAGGTCTACGGCCCCGAATCGAGCGGAAAGACCACGCTGGCCCTCTCGGTCACGGGGCAGGCCCAGCGCAGCGGCGGCACCGCCGCCTTCATCGATGCCGAGCACGCCCTCGACGCCGAGTACGCGGAGAAGATCGGCGTCAACATCGACGAACTCCTCGTTTCTCAGCCGGACAGCGGCGAGCAGGCCCTCGAGATCGCCGAGATGCTCGTGCGCTCGAACGCGCTCGACATCGTCGTGATCGACTCGGTCGCCGCGCTCGTGCCGCGCGCCGAGCTCGAAGGCGAGATGGGCGACTCCCACGTCGGCCTGCAGGCGCGACTCATGTCCCAGGCCCTCCGCAAGCTGACCGCGATCGTCGCCAAGTCGAGGACGACCCTCGTCTTCATCAACCAGATCCGCGAGAAGATCGGCGTCATGTTCGGGTCGCCCGAGACGACCACCGGCGGCCGCGCGCTCAAGTTCTACTCTTCCGTCCGCATCGACATCCGGCGCATCGCCGCGCTCAAGGACGGCGACCAGGTCGTCGGCTCGCGGGTCCGCGTCAAGGTGGTCAAGAACAAGGTCGCGCCGCCCTTCCGGGTCGCCGAGTTCGACATCGACTACGGCGAGGGCATTTCCCGCGTCGGCGAGTTGATCGACCTCGGCATCCAGCACAAGCGGGTCATGAAGAGCGGCGCCTGGTTCTCCGCCGGCGACACGAGGCTCGGCCAGGGCCGCGAGAACGCCAAGCAGTTCCTCCGCGACAACGCCGACCTCGCCGACGACATCGAAAGCCACCTCCGCTCTGAACTCGGCCTGCCGCCCATCGTCGTCGCACTCGGCGACCAGGCCGCCGCGGCCGGGTGA
- a CDS encoding undecaprenyl-phosphate glucose phosphotransferase, with the protein MLHKQLRVTATLNLGGDIAATVGAFFLAWYLRFVQPVVEITKSVPDFEPYLRMLPFIVLIWPTVYYFHGLYRIRRGHSRVDEMISIVVATVLALIILTSVLTFDRLTQAGTDDPFSYSRAFFALFVVTDIFLVSFLRLITRAFLRRFRRRGHNVRRILIVGAGDSGEEIAAKLVRHRELGYEVVGFLDDDPEKLHAEIGGGVHVLGTLEDLEETIEQHGVDQVMIALPFAAHRKILDLLDRIGNELIEIRLVPNVLQYATLRAEIEDVDGTPVINLSHVPMEGWSSLAKRTMDIVLSAAAMVALLPFLPVVMLLIKLEDRGPLFYRQERMGLDGRSFMILKLRSMRVGAESSTGPVWATEDDPRRTRIGAFLRRWSIDELPQLWNIFLGDMSCVGPRPERPAFVREFRDKIPNYMLRHRVKSGLTGWAQVHGWRGNTSIRKRIQYDLYYIENWSLRLDLQILWLTLRRGLTKNAY; encoded by the coding sequence GTGCTCCACAAGCAACTTCGCGTCACCGCCACGCTGAATCTGGGCGGCGACATCGCCGCGACCGTGGGGGCCTTCTTCCTGGCCTGGTACCTGCGGTTCGTCCAGCCGGTGGTCGAGATCACGAAGTCGGTGCCCGACTTCGAGCCCTACCTCAGGATGTTGCCGTTCATCGTCCTGATCTGGCCCACCGTCTACTACTTCCACGGCCTCTACCGCATCCGCCGCGGGCACAGCCGGGTGGACGAGATGATCAGCATCGTCGTCGCCACCGTGCTGGCGCTGATCATCCTGACCTCGGTCCTGACCTTCGACCGTCTGACCCAGGCCGGCACGGACGATCCCTTTTCCTACAGCCGGGCGTTCTTCGCCCTGTTCGTGGTCACCGACATCTTCCTCGTCTCCTTCCTCCGGCTGATCACCCGCGCCTTCCTGCGCAGGTTCCGCCGCCGCGGGCACAACGTGCGCCGGATTCTCATCGTCGGCGCCGGCGACAGCGGCGAGGAGATCGCGGCCAAGCTGGTCCGCCACCGGGAACTCGGCTATGAAGTCGTCGGGTTCCTCGACGACGATCCGGAGAAGCTGCACGCCGAGATCGGCGGCGGCGTCCATGTCCTCGGCACCCTGGAGGACCTGGAAGAGACGATCGAACAACACGGCGTCGACCAGGTGATGATCGCCCTGCCCTTCGCCGCCCACCGAAAGATCCTCGACCTGCTCGACCGCATCGGCAACGAACTGATCGAGATCCGCCTCGTTCCGAACGTGCTCCAGTACGCCACGCTGCGCGCCGAGATCGAAGACGTTGACGGCACGCCGGTCATCAACCTCTCGCACGTGCCGATGGAGGGCTGGTCGAGCCTGGCCAAGCGCACGATGGACATCGTTCTCTCCGCCGCCGCGATGGTCGCACTCCTCCCGTTCCTGCCTGTCGTCATGCTGCTGATCAAGCTGGAGGACCGGGGCCCGCTCTTCTACCGCCAGGAGCGGATGGGCCTCGACGGCCGCTCCTTCATGATTCTCAAGCTCCGCTCGATGCGCGTGGGCGCCGAGTCCTCGACCGGCCCTGTCTGGGCAACGGAAGACGATCCCCGTCGCACCCGCATCGGCGCCTTCCTGCGCCGCTGGTCGATCGACGAACTGCCCCAGCTCTGGAACATCTTCCTCGGCGACATGTCCTGCGTCGGACCCCGTCCCGAACGCCCCGCCTTCGTCCGCGAGTTTCGCGACAAGATTCCCAACTACATGCTCCGCCACCGCGTGAAGTCCGGCCTGACGGGCTGGGCCCAGGTCCACGGCTGGCGCGGCAACACCTCCATCCGCAAGCGCATCCAGTACGACCTCTACTACATCGAGAACTGGAGCCTCCGCCTGGACCTCCAGATCCTCTGGCTCACCCTCCGCCGCGGCCTCACGAAGAACGCTTACTGA